Genomic window (Aquila chrysaetos chrysaetos chromosome 22, bAquChr1.4, whole genome shotgun sequence):
CATTCATTAACATAAAAGCCTCTGTGACTCATGTTTACTTGTAACTATGCCTGCTAGAATGTGAAAACTGCAGGTATTTAAAGACAGTAAGGTGGAGAATacccttttctgcttttttctccagttgGGAAAGGGTAGGTGGGAAAGTAAAAGATGTTATAATGTCATGATGATGAATCAATATGCTATGAATGATGCTCAGTGGAAAGGATGCAGTGTCATTGCATACTGCAGCACCAAGACAGGGTGACTTGattattttcagagtttttttGCAACTCTTTCACATGATGTAGCTTGCCAGCTGTCTGAGGTTAACTACGTCCCAATGTCATTACTTaacatgttttaatgaaatgcaaataggaGATGGTATAAAAGTATGTAGGATCTCTACTTCCCCCAAACATGCCAGACTCATTTTATAATATGAATACAAATATGCTGAGATATATTTCAATTTCAAAGGTCCAGAATGAACTTTTCAGTATGATGTGTGATTAGATTAGAATCTGTCCATGTGCTAGTTAGTAATAAAAATGATATATTCTGTGTCTGAATAAAAACTTACTGCAGCAGGAATTTAAACTTAGGAATAAGACTCCTATTCTATTACAGATATAGATAAGACTTCTCTCAGTGTGGAGTGAATATTGATGAAATGCTCTGCACTGTGGAAAACTACTTTATCAAACTGAATGCCAAATTACAGTTGGTAAACTGTGTAACTGATGATTGTTTACCCTTGTCTTTCTACTTTGAACACTTCTTGGTAATTTTTCAAGAATTTGTTACATAATGGAAAGACTGAAATATGTTatcttttcttattaaaaatgaaacaacaaaaaaaacctaaacaccTTTCCCTATCTGagattttattataaataaagtTTAATGACTAGATATTAATTTATAATTCCCAGGGTGACCTGCTAGGAAGGTAGAAGCTGACTACtatctttctgcaaaataactGATGAACATTTTGCCAGAAATAAAAGATTAGATAAAGGcacataaaaatgtgaaataatagCCATTGCTATATGGATTCAGAGCATACTTAAAATTAGGCCTCCAATAACGATGTTTCTTattcaaagtaatttctgatAATGCCATGCTTCATAAAACttcacacatatatacatatatatgtatatgcatatctACATACATAGCTCCAcataaaataaggaattcataCTAGCAATCTGCTGTTCTTTCCAATGACAATTATAAAGAACGCAAGAGCGCCTCTTCAAGTATTTCTGTCTCCCCTTTTTCACTTGCAGGTCTGTAAAGAATAGGTGCTTATGACCATTAATTTATCTTTGCAAAATGTTCAGTGTATTTATTGTATTATTACCTGCAAAGGATAACTGGCATCCATATTGGAGGTAAATAGAGTAGCTAAATGAATTTGTTCTGAGAAGCTGTTTTGGGCACACCATTGTTATTCTTCCACTATTAATTTCTCTTCTTGCAAACTTACAGTTTGAGAACTTCAAAGTATAAGCGAAAATTTATAATTCAAGTATTTGCAATATGATGCATAAAGGAGACTTACTTCTCCATTTTAAACCTTCTCcattttaaaccttttcttttttattggggcctgaaaggtttttttgtcATAAGGACTTTGCCCTCTTTTCCTTAGATGAAGGTATTCAGAATCCATGGGATTTTGAATTAGTAAGGACTATAAATTCAGGCTGTGCCTGGGAGAAGTAAGAATGGAATAAGGattgaaatattcttttaaaacaccaaCATGACTAATTTTCCACAATACTGAGAAAAGTGTCTATTTtactattttcataaaatattttctgtttctagttCTGTATTTACTCCAGGGTTTGGATCTCTATGTAATTATTACTGAATCAGCTAAAGACTTACTTGCACATTACTTCAAGCATGTAGAATTGACTTCCACTGCCCACTAGGTAGCAAATATGTTTTACTCCAAATGTAGAGGATATAACTGTATAGTCCAGAGACGCAACATAAAACCAAATCAGGTAGCATCATATTTGGTATACAAACTtcctatatatattttatgcttCAATTGCAATAAACATCCTTGAAAATCTATTGCctgatattttaatatttttaagcactTAAATAAATCCCAATTGCCAGAAAATAATACTTGTAAGTGCTTAATGATGCCAAACTGTATCCCAATTCCCAACGGGGATTTCAAGAACAAAAGTGTCAATCTTCCTTCAGAGGCACCTGAGGAAGTTGTGTTCACTTAGCACTCCTAAAAGTTTGCAACGCTTTTATGAATACCATTCCATGCAGGTAGGAAATGCCAAGTGACTGAAATCAAATCATACAAATTCTGTAGCCTGCTAACTACAATTATAGACTCAGTTTGAATTATGAGACTTGCAGCGTTTATGCTTAGGGAACACATAACTGCCTTTCTGTTACTGAAGACAAGTCTcacaaagggaatttttttatagaaatactGGGATAAGAGAAGATAGATAGGATTGCAAAACATGTATGTATGGGTAGTGGATTCATGAAGTTTTTGacaagttttattatttttacttagtATTTTTATGATTGTTTTTCTAGAAACAACAATTCAGTGCAAATTTACCCCTTAACAATGAGTGCAGTTTCAGAGCTTATCAATATTGAAGCAGGAGGTGTGTGTCAATTTTAATAGCAGAGCACACACTAAAAATTAAGGAGACAAAACTCACAGCTTTGGGAGCATTAATACAAaccactggaaagaaaaaagggccCTGCCGTGCAATATGGACACACCTTTCACATTATAACTCCGACATGTGCTAGGGAcaggattcatctcacctaactttaTCCATCTAAAGTCCTTGCTAGTTGTTTAGGTACCTTTGTAGACAAGGGGAAGAGAGCACTTCAGAATGAGTGCTAGGTAAGGTACCTTATGTCAGATGAGATTAATTCCATcccatatgattttttttttaaagctttaactCAGGTTGGTTTcacaaaagaataaatcaattgaaaaattcctctttaaaaaatggagaGGCTGACATTTACTCTGAAACTGTCCCTTCCTGCATACAACAAAATACTCAGGGGAATAAAAACATCACAAACAAGTCTGGCTAACCAAACATTCTGAGTAAAGAATTTTGACTCACATGGGCAGATTGAATATTACTTCCTTTAATTTTAGTATTTATATTTGTTCACTGAAACCTACTAGCTGTCTTTTCCAATCCCCACTGGATTACAGTAGCTGTTTGATGCAATGGATTCAATACAGTGAATGAAGTAAAtgataaaagaacaaaacatgaaTACCAGCCACGGTTCTTGCTGGAACAGATTCTTTGTTGATCCAAAACACAACTTGAGACAGGACTACAGTCATGATGCATGGAATGTATGTCTGAATGAGATAGTAGcctattttcctttgaagatgGAAATAGAGCAGCTGAAGTGAATATTCacctaaaacaaacaagcaatgAAAGTAATGAATGAATGGTATATGTGATGCTGAGCTGTTCAAAGACCGTAATGCAGCATACCAAAAACTGTTCTGGCTGGAACAGACTCCTTGTTAATCCAGAAAGACACCTGAGAAAGAATGACTGTCATAATGCATGGAGTATATATCTGTATCATGAAGTAGCCCATCTTCCTTTGCAAGTGGAAATAAACTGTCATTATTACGTATTCACCTGTTAAGAGACAAGTACGTCAGCATTATTTTGGCAACATATGAGTAAACATATTCGCTTAAACCCAACTTGCTATGTTCTGACGAAAGCACTTACAGGCCTCCTAGTGCGTAATAAAAATAAGCTGATTAAAAATAGGTAAAGTGACCTTATGGAAACAGAGGAGAATAATATTCATTTTATGTATTGTTTTTACTGGGGCAGGGAGACAGGGTGCATTCTTAAGAATTGCATGAAAAATTGTATGCTTAAAGGGACTGTATTGAAAAGCTATCTTTTAAGAGACAATGGTTAGATTCTTTCCAAggattttagattttaaaatggcaaaagatAATTAAACTAATTTGGTTCTATATAAAAAAccctgtaatttattttaaagatgtgttTGATAATGTCAATAGTTCCCACATGGCTACTACATCTTACCTGTGTTAGATTTAATTGTTTCACTAGATACAGTTTGTCCTATGAGGTCATACTGGAGGAGACTGGAAGACTCCTGTGGTACTTCTACTGAATGCAGGGGTCCTTTTTTCCATgtataaattatttcactttttggATAAGCATCTGAGTTACAGAGGGAAAAGTTACTATTATTAATTATGTAATTTATAAGCAATTGAAAAAATAAGTAGCATGATCCCTTTTGTGGCACAAATACCCACAGAAACATGCATCCTGCTCCAGCAAGTTCCTAACCTCATTAatgacaaaatgcaaaaaaaaccaacaataagAGAATGGTTGAGTTGGGACCTGTTAGGCActagcttttgtttctgaactTGCTATAAAACATGTACATTGATTACCACATATCacctaaatattttcaaaatggatTACCACAGATCAactaaatatttgcaaaactaGAAGTAATATAGTAAATGTACCACAGCTTTTATGACTTGTTGAAGGACCCACTTTGACTACTAGATGTGTAAgaataataaacaataaaatatgcTTCAACTGTCACCCTTCAGTGAATAAATCCGTGTCCTTATGAATGGTCTGAGTCTCAGAGGAGAAAGTAAGATTCTAgtgtaaaaaatataaatttcagCTATGTCATTAAGTAGTGTCCTAGGATCTCACTTCTGATCTTCTCACATACATGTAGACCAAATGTATTACTATAAAAAActgaaagatacagaaaaactTACAGCTTCCAAACTTCAATGGACAAGCATGTCCATCCATGGGGAAGTTCACCAACCGCATAGGACAATCAGCATTAATGGTTAGTCTAGAATACATTATAGTAgatgacaatgaaaaaaaatggtaggCAGGAACACTGCTGAAAGAATCAAAAATAAAGGTCagccaaaagcagaagaatagGCTCTCACCTCATTGTGTAAAGAATAGTTCCATTCTGCATAATTCTGAAAAGTTTGTTAGGAGTTGTCATATTATGAGCAATtgattttttcccatttctaaaAAATGTATCTGGTGTCCAAATTTTACTGACCATTAAATTGTTCAATCTCAAAATTTCAGTTGGCCCACTAAACTTCAACCTCTCATCAGTCCATGTCTGCCGAAAGAAGACATCCATTGTGTACTcctatggaaaataaataggtGGTTGATTTATGGGGGAAGGCAGCAGTCCCAAGTTGTTGTATAAACAGTGACTCCATGAAAGCACCTAACGCACATGTGAATGGCATTTCATTTACTGCTTAAACACTTAATCCTATTACCATTAAGtagttactaaaaaaaaaaagcagtctatGAAAACATATtctattttcttattatttaaaGAATAGTTACAAATTAATCAGTGAACACAGAATTTTATATAAGTAAGGCAAAAAATCTCATTGCCCTctcagaaataataatttaattcaaaGTGACTGAGGTCTAAGGGAATACAAATGTCTAATTTAGCATCCTTTCAAAGTGCAAAAACAAACTATCAATGTTTAATTGCCAGGAACAAAAAGACATGCTCAGTGCCTCTTTTGCAGCTTACTTTGGATATTCACAAAGAAAGGACTGATGTGAGTGAGTCACATCACAGTAGGATTATGGTGTCAAGTTAATATTAatgtaagttatttttcttaaggaTTCTTAGTAATATTCTCACAAACCTTCAGAATGATTTCTCTACACAAGTTGCTTAGGAAATGGAGATAAACCTTGACTGGAGGCAAATTCTGTAAGAAGGCAAGGTTATGCCTTATCTTAGATTGACTGatgaagagaggcagaaaaactTTCGGTTGTATCTTGGGGCCCACAGCTCCTTGCCTGCAAACTGGACTGCAGGCTCAGGTGAGCAGGTATTGGAGGAAGTGTATCAAGGCAAAAATAGCGATCAAAGTCAATTTCCAGAATGAGAACAGCAATGCTATCCTCACTCTGATGGCTTAATATCTTCCTGGGGCGGCTGCTGTAACTGATGGAGTTCACCCAAGTCCGCAGCTACCCGAATTTGGGGGCACCCAGCACGACAAGGGGTAGCTGTCTCATAAATGGCACAGTTCCCCTGCAGCTGCTCATTAGGTTGTCTCCTACCACGCAGCCTTCCTGCAAACCTATGTGTTGGGCCACTGATGCTTACAATCCTCTTAACGAAGTTAAAGAGGCATCTTTAACCTCCCATCCGTGCCCTCACCCCAGGCTAGCACTGCCCTCTGTGCCCAGCCTCGGGCctgggccaggggctgccctgggccaggggctgccctggctgACTCTGCTGGGGAAATAGCTATATGCAGCTCCAGCcaaacagctctgctgggccCTAGAGATTGTCAAAAAGATTAAGCCTCGTAATCTGCTTTAATGACGGTCAACTCGGATGCCACCGTAATGAatcccaggaaagcagagcaggggTGGCAAGCTGGGCCCTTACCATCTCCACGTCGGACACCGGCCCAAAGCTGGTCACGTAGATGTCCGTTTTGACTTCTGTCACGGCGCCTGCGGGACACGGAGACGAGCTGGGAGCGGAACGGGCTCAGGGCCGGCGGGGCCCCTCGGGGCCGCGGTGCGAGCGCAGCACCGGGGCCGCCCCGCAAGAGCCGGCGGGCTGGGGGCTGGCGGGCACGGGAAACTTCCCTCCTCCGCCGTCCGCCTCTTGGGTTTCACCGCCTCCCTCCCGCCGCGTCCGGGGCGGGACCCTCCTCCCCGCGCCCGCCGGGGCGAGCCCCTCCACCGGGAGCCAGAGAGCTCCCGCTCGCCTTCCCTCACCGAGCCGCGTGCTCTCAGGCTCCCCGAGGGGACGGGAGTTTCCCTCTACCTCCAAATCCCGGTCGGAGCCTGTTGTCGTAGCCGTCCAACAGCTTGTCGAGGATCCGAGTGATGTTTTCCGAGTAGAGGTCCCCCCCGTCGCCCTGGCCCCCCAGCGCCTTCTCTATGCTGCGAGGAGATGCGGGTCCCGCCGTCAGCCCCCTCGCCTCAGCCCTCGCGCCGCCGTCCCCTCGCCTCAGCCCTCCCGCCGGACTCGCGCCCGCGTCCCCTCGCCTCAGCCCTCCCGCCGGACTCGCGCCTGTGGCGGAACCGGCCCCCAGGGGAGAgcggaggagggaagagggccCGGCCCCCCCTCGCCGGCTCCTccgggctgcggcggggctCGAGGGAGCCTTTGGGGgccggtggggctgggggccggggggggcgaGCTCACTCACCTCACGGCGATGCATGCCCAGGCGATGAGCAGAGCCATGCCTCAGGTACGTGCGAGGACGCGCAGGTGCCCTCAGACCCGTCAACTGGAGCGAGCGTCGGTGCtcatccttccttcccctcttggCCAGGGGCTCCGCCGGGTGAGGATATCGGAGAGTCCGGCCGGCTCACCCCCTTCCCCGTGGTCCTCGGCAGCCCTCTGCCCGCGGTGGGGAGGCGGGGGCTGTCTGTGGCCCTGGGTGTCCTTTGGATTCGCCACCGCCGTTCAGCCTCATCCGACTGTTCCAGGGGAGGAATTAGGGTTTGAAGGGACGGTGCGCGGTCGGAGAGCAGTGACAATAATCGAATAAGGCATTAGGGgagattaaaaggaagaaatccaCTGCTAGTTTTGGCATGGAATTAGCAGGGACCCGTTAGGAAATCTGGAAAAGCGCTGGCATCTTGCTGATAGAGATTATGTTAGAAATGGCCTCAGCTTTTATTATGTTTATGGTTCACAGGGAGATTATTATGCAGCTTCTGCATCATtagaactttgaaaaaaaaaaaccccaaccaaaaaacaaacaaaccctacAGTTTTcaatttgctgggttttttgaCCTTTCTCAACAGATTTCCTCATGATCAGTCCTTCAAAACTGTATAGAGGGTTTGACTATCTAAACATGTTAATATACGAACATTGAACTGTAAAAGTTGGTACTGGTTCAggtttttggatttttttttttttttttaatactaagcTGTTTTGGAGAGTTACATACACAGATTTCCCTCGGACTTTAAACCAGGGCATTACTAGGACTTTTGTTAGAATCGGAGCTCCTTACTTTTAAACCACTGGGATTGTATATCGTTACTAATTTTGTCCTGATAAGTACTGACTGGATCATTATTGTCCCCTCGTTCACTAAGTGTGTTAACGTAGTCAGccttaaaggaaaacaagctcAGGCTGCTCCAGCTTTTCCTGTGACCTTACTACTTCTTATAAAGCCAATGAATGACGTAGCACCTATGTCATTTAGCAACTCTGTAAATAAAGCAGTTGGGTCAATTTTCTGTCCTCATGGTAATACAGAGAAACGAATAACTAGACCAAAGcaaattaattgttttcataaaattttgTTGCATAAACCACATTTGCATTACTAGCTTCTAAGCAAATGTATTTAACTATCAAGCAATGGAAAGTAAGTATTTGCATGAAACTAGGAGAACCATGTATTCAACAGTAAGACTAGATGAAGTCCAACACTGGGGTTCTGTGCTCAAGTTTTGTGTCTAAGAGAGACTGTGAtgctacaaaaccaaaagaatataagaatgtgattaaaaatacaGGATATCCTCTGTCATTGAATCCCTTTCCCTGTTGTCATGGGCAGTAGCATCATATAATCCACATAGATGGGCTGGTCGCACACAGCCAGAGCTCTGGCTCTGCCTTTCAACAGCTGTGAACCCAGATTCCTGAGAGGCTTTGGTGCTCTATGAATACACCAAAGATGTGATCTCTGTGAATTCATCATGAGCTAGTATAGCTCAGTATGTTTGTTGATACTCAGAACCATTTACTGACATGTTTGAGGCTTTTGTGTGCATCGCTCAGAACACTAAAACTGCATTTAGCATATAAACGCCACTAATGCCCATTTTTGCAAATATGCTTCCATTCgtaataaatacataaacacattttaaaggttttttatttctttttctgactcCATTGGATCACTTTATTCACTGCTAGGAGATCTGTGTTCTGTGGCTTACCTTACGCCTCCTCTTGGAATAATGtccttttcaaatgaaaggaaaaagaagtcttgGCAAAATATTAGCAAAAGCATTCTAATTTCATTCACAGAATGTGCAAGAGGAGCACACTTTTTAGAATTAAGCACGTGCCTTGTCCAATCAGCATCCCCCAGCTTAATTGCACACATCCaatttgtcttcttttaaaaggtttattttagCAGCTTCTTTTAATAAGCATCTCCTGGGCATTAAAAGCCCAGTGCTATATTGGGCCACCAACCACTCCTTACTTCCTTTACTTCACTTCGCTTTGTTGTGAATTAAACAAGaacacattttctgttaatCATATAATTTACAACTGCCTTTTGTTCAATAGAAGCCTGTTCCAAATTAGACTCCTATTGTGTAAAAAGACAACAGTCTGTCTCATTCACTAGGCGTAGACTAGGATGTGAGTCAGAGAAATAGaatatttgggtttttcccCCTGGAATTTGGGGAGAAGATTAATACATTTACTTTTTGGACCAGGTTGGACCTCCAGCGCAGCAGCTGTTCTGGGACATCTGTGATGGTCTTATAGATAAAGCAT
Coding sequences:
- the GABRA6 gene encoding gamma-aminobutyric acid receptor subunit alpha-6 isoform X5 yields the protein MALLIAWACIAVSIEKALGGQGDGGDLYSENITRILDKLLDGYDNRLRPGFGGAVTEVKTDIYVTSFGPVSDVEMEYTMDVFFRQTWTDERLKFSGPTEILRLNNLMVSKIWTPDTFFRNGKKSIAHNMTTPNKLFRIMQNGTILYTMRLTINADCPMRLVNFPMDGHACPLKFGSYAYPKSEIIYTWKKGPLHSVEVPQESSSLLQYDLIGQTVSSETIKSNTGEYVIMTVYFHLQRKMGYFMIQIYTPCIMTVILSQVSFWINKESVPARTVFGEYSLQLLYFHLQRKIGYYLIQTYIPCIMTVVLSQVVFWINKESVPARTVAGITTVLTMTTLSISARHSLPKVSYATAMDWFIAVCFAFVFSALIEFAAVNYFTNLQTQRAMRKAARAAALAAALSAATVPAEDEIVSFFEPTAMHLRNDHQSN
- the GABRA6 gene encoding gamma-aminobutyric acid receptor subunit alpha-6 isoform X1; this encodes MALLIAWACIAVSIEKALGGQGDGGDLYSENITRILDKLLDGYDNRLRPGFGGAVTEVKTDIYVTSFGPVSDVEMEYTMDVFFRQTWTDERLKFSGPTEILRLNNLMVSKIWTPDTFFRNGKKSIAHNMTTPNKLFRIMQNGTILYTMRLTINADCPMRLVNFPMDGHACPLKFGSYAYPKSEIIYTWKKGPLHSVEVPQESSSLLQYDLIGQTVSSETIKSNTGEYVIMTVYFHLQRKMGYFMIQIYTPCIMTVILSQVSFWINKESVPARTVFGEYSLQLLYFHLQRKIGYYLIQTYIPCIMTVVLSQVVFWINKESVPARTVAGITTVLTMTTLSISARHSLPKVSYATAMDWFIAVCFAFVFSALIEFAAVNYFTNLQTQRAMRKAARAAALAAALSAATVPAEDEIVSHSDSNCNLKKRVNSVTSQADQSPEASIISNSASQCQTASVPPPAPPPPPPIGGTSKIDQYSRILFPVAFAGFNLVYWVVYLSKDTMEVSGRISEYLLIICNMFT
- the GABRA6 gene encoding gamma-aminobutyric acid receptor subunit alpha-6 isoform X4, whose protein sequence is MALLIAWACIAVSIEKALGGQGDGGDLYSENITRILDKLLDGYDNRLRPGFGGAVTEVKTDIYVTSFGPVSDVEMEYTMDVFFRQTWTDERLKFSGPTEILRLNNLMVSKIWTPDTFFRNGKKSIAHNMTTPNKLFRIMQNGTILYTMRLTINADCPMRLVNFPMDGHACPLKFGSYAYPKSEIIYTWKKGPLHSVEVPQESSSLLQYDLIGQTVSSETIKSNTGEYVIMTVYFHLQRKMGYFMIQIYTPCIMTVILSQVSFWINKESVPARTVFGITTVLTMTTLSISARHSLPKVSYATAMDWFIAVCFAFVFSALIEFAAVNYFTNLQTQRAMRKAARAAALAAALSAATVPAEDEIVSHSDSNCNLKKRVNSVTSQADQSPEASIISNSASQCQTASVPPPAPPPPPPIGGTSKIDQYSRILFPVAFAGFNLVYWVVYLSKDTMEFFEPTAMHLRNDHQSN
- the GABRA6 gene encoding gamma-aminobutyric acid receptor subunit alpha-6 isoform X2: MALLIAWACIAVSIEKALGGQGDGGDLYSENITRILDKLLDGYDNRLRPGFGGAVTEVKTDIYVTSFGPVSDVEMEYTMDVFFRQTWTDERLKFSGPTEILRLNNLMVSKIWTPDTFFRNGKKSIAHNMTTPNKLFRIMQNGTILYTMRLTINADCPMRLVNFPMDGHACPLKFGSYAYPKSEIIYTWKKGPLHSVEVPQESSSLLQYDLIGQTVSSETIKSNTGEYVIMTVYFHLQRKMGYFMIQIYTPCIMTVILSQVSFWINKESVPARTVFGEYSLQLLYFHLQRKIGYYLIQTYIPCIMTVVLSQVVFWINKESVPARTVAGITTVLTMTTLSISARHSLPKVSYATAMDWFIAVCFAFVFSALIEFAAVNYFTNLQTQRAMRKAARAAALAAALSAATVPAEDEIVSHSDSNCNLKKRVNSVTSQADQSPEASIISNSASQCQTASVPPPAPPPPPPIGGTSKIDQYSRILFPVAFAGFNLVYWVVYLSKDTMEFFEPTAMHLRNDHQSN
- the GABRA6 gene encoding gamma-aminobutyric acid receptor subunit alpha-6 isoform X3 — its product is MALLIAWACIAVSIEKALGGQGDGGDLYSENITRILDKLLDGYDNRLRPGFGGAVTEVKTDIYVTSFGPVSDVEMEYTMDVFFRQTWTDERLKFSGPTEILRLNNLMVSKIWTPDTFFRNGKKSIAHNMTTPNKLFRIMQNGTILYTMRLTINADCPMRLVNFPMDGHACPLKFGSYAYPKSEIIYTWKKGPLHSVEVPQESSSLLQYDLIGQTVSSETIKSNTGEYSLQLLYFHLQRKIGYYLIQTYIPCIMTVVLSQVVFWINKESVPARTVAGITTVLTMTTLSISARHSLPKVSYATAMDWFIAVCFAFVFSALIEFAAVNYFTNLQTQRAMRKAARAAALAAALSAATVPAEDEIVSHSDSNCNLKKRVNSVTSQADQSPEASIISNSASQCQTASVPPPAPPPPPPIGGTSKIDQYSRILFPVAFAGFNLVYWVVYLSKDTMEFFEPTAMHLRNDHQSN